The proteins below are encoded in one region of Micromonospora sp. DSM 45708:
- a CDS encoding nuclear transport factor 2 family protein, which yields MDLHTAERQLQAAQRAGDVESLDGLLHPRVVGAGPDGTVFTKEDDLESYRSGALRITNLVEESLDVQEDGETGVTRMVAAVDAVQGGAVVSARLRYTRLWVREDGNWRVLAATFVPV from the coding sequence ATGGATCTCCATACTGCGGAACGGCAGCTCCAAGCCGCGCAGCGCGCCGGCGATGTCGAGTCCCTCGACGGCCTTCTGCACCCCCGGGTCGTGGGCGCTGGACCGGATGGCACGGTCTTCACGAAGGAAGATGACCTGGAGAGCTACCGCTCGGGGGCCCTGCGCATCACCAACCTGGTGGAGGAGTCGCTCGATGTCCAGGAAGACGGCGAGACGGGCGTGACCCGGATGGTCGCTGCGGTGGATGCCGTTCAGGGCGGTGCCGTTGTGTCCGCGCGGTTGCGCTACACCCGGCTGTGGGTGCGTGAGGACGGCAACTGGCGGGTGTTAGCCGCCACCTTCGTCCCGGTCTAG
- a CDS encoding immunity 51 family protein yields the protein MTLLRLIETTPGRYSLLLDAGTTPVDALVEELGHEPNGYFWKGVAEVLVRTEAPTLHGRFAYDPEGGMFCAHGADRAALHELEALMNLVVSDGERMRRLVTDAEASGFEFDD from the coding sequence ATGACCTTGCTCAGGCTGATCGAGACGACTCCAGGACGGTATTCACTGCTGCTGGATGCGGGAACCACGCCGGTTGACGCCCTTGTCGAGGAACTCGGTCACGAGCCCAACGGGTACTTCTGGAAAGGGGTCGCGGAGGTTCTCGTCCGCACCGAGGCGCCGACGCTCCACGGCCGGTTCGCCTACGATCCGGAGGGCGGCATGTTCTGCGCTCACGGCGCTGATCGAGCCGCGCTGCACGAGCTGGAAGCTCTGATGAACCTGGTCGTGTCCGACGGTGAACGCATGCGTCGACTGGTGACGGACGCCGAGGCGAGCGGGTTCGAGTTCGACGACTGA
- a CDS encoding threonine/serine dehydratase: MIALADIESAADRIAGHVLHTPTVPSPGLSELLGVPVTAKLELLQRTGSFKARGAAAKLLALDDAERAAGVVAVSGGNHGIAVAVMAGTLGVAATVVMPRTAPARAVEVARAAGADVRLTDGMAAAFALMSRLREDGLTLLHPFDDPVVLAGQGTVGLEFADDAGELTDVLVSIGGGALVSGVAAALRARRPGVRVWGVETEGAQAMSQALAKGGPVEVPLSSIVTTLSAPTVSQLTYDHVTALVSEVLVVSDAEAVRGTVELAEHAKVWAEPAAGCLLPAARRVRDRVGADARLGLVLCGGNTTVADVVAWTATLTENRSY; encoded by the coding sequence ATGATCGCGCTTGCGGACATCGAGTCGGCCGCCGACCGGATCGCCGGCCACGTGCTACACACGCCCACCGTGCCCAGCCCCGGCCTGTCCGAGCTGCTCGGCGTGCCGGTCACCGCCAAGCTGGAGCTGCTGCAACGTACCGGATCGTTCAAGGCCCGGGGCGCGGCGGCGAAGCTGCTCGCGCTCGACGACGCCGAGCGGGCGGCCGGCGTGGTGGCGGTCAGCGGCGGCAACCACGGCATCGCGGTGGCGGTGATGGCCGGAACGCTGGGCGTGGCGGCGACCGTGGTGATGCCCCGGACGGCGCCGGCGCGGGCCGTCGAGGTGGCCCGCGCGGCCGGTGCCGACGTCCGCCTGACCGACGGCATGGCCGCCGCGTTCGCGCTCATGTCGCGGTTGCGGGAGGACGGTCTCACGCTGCTGCACCCGTTCGACGACCCGGTGGTGCTCGCCGGGCAGGGCACCGTCGGGCTGGAGTTCGCCGACGACGCCGGTGAGCTGACCGACGTGCTGGTCAGCATCGGTGGCGGGGCGCTCGTCTCCGGGGTGGCCGCGGCGCTGCGGGCCCGCCGGCCGGGGGTCCGGGTCTGGGGCGTGGAGACCGAGGGCGCGCAGGCGATGTCGCAGGCCCTCGCCAAGGGCGGGCCGGTCGAGGTGCCGCTGTCCTCGATCGTCACGACGCTCAGCGCGCCGACCGTCTCGCAGCTCACCTACGACCACGTGACGGCGCTGGTCAGCGAGGTGCTCGTGGTCTCCGACGCGGAGGCGGTGCGGGGCACCGTGGAGTTGGCCGAGCACGCGAAGGTCTGGGCCGAGCCGGCGGCCGGATGCCTGCTGCCGGCCGCCCGCCGGGTACGCGACCGGGTGGGTGCGGACGCCCGGCTGGGTCTGGTGCTCTGCGGCGGCAACACCACCGTCGCCGACGTGGTGGCGTGGACCGCGACGCTCACCGAAAATCGCTCATATTGA